TCGGAGGTCCAGGGGAAATTCGGTGCTCTGATCAAGCAACAGGCGGCGATTCTCGGCATGAATGACGCGTTTTTGGTGTCCAGTTTTCTATTTTTTGGATTAGGTCTGTTGGTCTGGTTTGCGCATCCGACCCATTTGCCGGTGTCTCCGGCTCCTGCCGATGACCTGCGGGAGATGCGCGCAGAAGAATTGATCGAGGAGGTGCCATGAGGTCCTGTTCCACGGCGGTGCATCGTCTGCGGATCGGTCTTGGGATCGGTGGCGCGCTGCTCTTCGGTAGTTGCGCCTGGATTCCCAAGGGTGATGCGCCAGCTGAGTATCTTGAGCCGCCGGAAATGCATGAGACGCTGGCCGAAGTGACCAGTCGGCTCCAACAATGGCCTGAGGATCGCTGGTGGGAGCAGTTCGGCAGCCCGGAGTTGAACGACCTGATGACCCACGCGCTCCGGGATAATCCTGGGCTCAAGCAGGCCTCGGCCCGTCTGCGTCAGGCGCAATCGCTCGTGAAGGTCGAAGGGGCGCGTCTCCTTCCGTTCTTGGAGGCGGATGCGTCACTCACGTACGAACGCATTTCGCAGCATGGAGTGTTTGCGGCACTGAATAAGGAAGTGGCGGGGATCAAGATCATGTACGGCATCATCAACCCGCTGAGCTTCCGGTATGAGTTCGACTTCTGGGGCAAGAACCGGGCGATGCTGGAGGCGGCACTCGGCCATGCGGCTGCCGAAGAGGCGGAAACTGCGGAGGTGCGCTTGCGACTGACCGCAGGCATTGCGCGCGCGTACTTCCGAGGGCAAGCCCTCCAACAACAGCTCACTGTGGTGAAGTCCATCGTCGGCATTCGACGCGATCTCAAGAAGCTGGCGGAGACCAGATTCCAACTGGGGTTGGACAATGATCAGCCCGTAAAAATTGCGGTGGCGGAGTATGAGGCGGCGTTCAAGCGCCAGGCGGCGCTTCGCGATCAACTCGATGTGCAGCGCCACTTGTTGGCCCGATTAGCCGGCAAAGGGCCGGACGAGGCAGTCCATTTGTTTGGGAAGCCTCAGGTCACGGTTCCGCAGCAGATTCCAGCGCCCGATCATCTGGCGATGGGGTTACTGGTTCATCGTCCGGATCTCGCTGCGGCGCTGTATCGGGCGCATGCCGCGTCGCGGTTGGTGAAGGTGGCCAAGACGCAGTTTTACCCCACGATCGATCTCACCGGTTTCGTCGGATTTAACGCCCTGACGCTGGCCAAAGGGACCGATAAATTAGCCAACTTCCTGTTCAGCGGTCAGAGTTTTACCTACGGCCTGGCGCCGGGGTTGCGCATGCCCTGGTTCGAAGGGGGACGGCTTCGTGGGGAGTTGGGCGCGCAACGCGCGGAATACGATGCGGCGGTGGAACTGTACAACGATACCTTGTTGGACGCCATGCGGGAAGTCGCGGACAGCCTGAGCGCCTGGCAGACGACCGGCGAGATGATGGAGTCGCACAAACGGCTGCTCGCCTCGCTCGGCGCCGATTGGCGGCTGGCGAAGGTGCGGCTCGTCAGCGGGCTCGACGACGATCGTGAAGTCTTGCATCATCAGTATCCGATGCTTGAGCAGGAGTATGCGTTGAGAGCATTGGAGAGCGACCAGTTGGTCGCCTCCGTTGACCTCATTGAATCGCTGGGCGGGGGCTACCACAATCCAGACATCGAAAAGCGGCCGAAACATAACCCGAGTTAATTCATGACCAACACGACCACGTCGGAAACACCGAATCCATCACCCTCAGTCAGCTCGACAAGAATTCACCCCAAGGCCATTCGTGCCCGCCGGAATCGCCGGCTATTGGTCGTGGCCTTGGTGGTCCTGATCACCTCCATTGGCTACCTGGTCTACTGGTGGACGCATGATCGGTTCTGGGTGCGGACCGATAACGCATACGTAACCGGCAACCTGGTGCCTGTGGCGGCGCAAGCCTCCGGCATCGTCACGCAGGTCTTGTACGAGGAGACACAATTCGTCAATCGAGGCGATCTGATGATTCGCCTGGACGAACATCTGGCCTATGCGGCGTTGGGGCGTGCCCGCGGGCGATTGGGCGAGGAAGTCCGACGCATCGCTGCATTGTTTATGACGAGGAAGCAGTTGGCGGAAAAATTGAAATCGCGGACCGCTCGTTTAGATCTGGCCGAGCACGATATGGAGCGGTATCAGAAGGCGGTTCCGAGCGGTGCGGTCTCCAAACAAATTGTGCAAAACACGCTGGACAAAATCGCGGCGTTGGAAGCCGAGGTGCGGGAGACACAGGCCGAACTCGATACGCTTGATGCGCAGATCGGCGGCACAACGGTGGAGGATCATCCAGCCGTAGAATTCGCCAAGCACCAGCTCATCGAAGCGCATCTGGAGTATGTGCGCCAGCAGATCAGGGCTCCGGTGTCCGGGTATGTGGCCAAGCGCAAGGCCCAGGTCGGAGACCGCGTGCAGCCGGGCGCTCCGCTGATGACCATCGTGCCGCTGGACCATCTCTGGGTCGAGGCGAATTTGCGGGAAACCGAACTGCAGCATGTCAGGCCCGGGCAGCCGGCGTTAGTGAACGTGAGTCTGTACGGCTCGAAACAGACCTTCCATGGCACCGTTGAGGGGCTGGTGCCGGGCAGTGGAAGTCCGTTCGCCCTGCTTCCGCCGGATAATTCCACAGGAAACTTCATCCATATCGTCGAGCGCGTACCGGTGCGCATCGCCCTACCGGCGGAGGAACTTCGTGAACATCCGATCAGGCCGGGGCTCTCGACCGTGACGAGCATCAACATCACGGAGTCGGGGCAGTCCGTCTGGACGTCTCTTGCCTCCGCGTCGACCGCCGAATATGAAACCGATGTCTATGCCAACGAGTTGCCGACCGCGGAGTCCATTGCGAAAGAAGTCATGGCCAATAATCTGGTGATCGCCGGTGCCGACCGGCTGGATGACACGGCGGTTGAAGAACTGGACCGTACCGCCTTGACCGTGCCGAGAAGCGAGGGATCCGTCCGGTCGGAGGGACGGGTTTCGCTGCAGCACGAGGCTGTACGCGGACAGCGGGAAAATCTGCCGAACGCGTTGGTCCCGCGGCGAAGCCCAGATATGGGTGCCTCCACGTTTCCGCTCACGCCCTCGATCGGACCGGGCTCAGGCTCCTTGGGACCTGAAGCGGGGCGTGGGGGAGTTCGAACGGGATCCGGCTTTGGCATGCAGGAGGAGCGACGCCCGTTTGGGGGAAGCCGTCGCTAGTTCCGGGGACGCCCCATCCGCGGGGCGAGTCTTGCGTCTGTTCCTTCCGAAACGTCCGCGCGACATTAAAGTTTCATGAAGATTTGACGAACCGATGGGAAGACCTCATCGTCCCAGACTATAATGCCGACAGCGCACAAGCCACACCGACAATCGAGGCCTGTCTCCTGATCCGTCCTGGGCTTCGCCTCTCCTGACGATGTCGCTTCAGGGCGGACCATCATTGCGCTGGTTGTCACCAGCGGATGATGGAGATGAAGGACAGGTCGTGCAGAACCTTGCCATAAATTACCGCACCCTTTTATCCGTCACCAATGTGCTGAATTCTCAGCGCAATCGGAAAAATCTGTTTCGCGCCATCACGGAGCAGTTGGCGAAGGTGGTTCGCTGGGAGCGAGCCGGCATCACCGTCTACGATATGCGGTCCGATGCCTTTCGTTTCTACGCCGTGGAGACGAATTTGCCGAAAGTGGTGCTCCGCAGCGATGCGATGATTCCTCGCGCGCGCAGTGCGGTGGGATGGGTCTACGATCATCATCGCGTGCACGTGCGGCCTCATCTTCGGGAAGAGCGGCTGTTCATCGAGGATGAAAGTTATGCGCAGGAAGGTCTGGGGCGCATGATTAACCTCCCCATAGTGGTACAGGAGGCCTGTCTTGGGACATTGAATATCGGCAGCATTGAGGCGGGCCATCCCGATCCGGACGATGTCGATTTTCTCCAGCAGGTCGCGACGCAGATCGGTTTTGCCATTGCGCACGTCAACGCCTATGAAGAGATCAACCGCTTGCGAGAGCAACTCGCCCGAGAAAACGTGTATCTGACCGAAGAGTTGAAGGCCAACCAGGATTTCAGCATGGTCGTGGGCCGGAGTCAGGCATTCGAGCAGGTACTGACGCTCGCGCGTCAAGCGGCCCCGACGACAGCGACGGTGATGATCACCGGGGAAACCGGAACGGGCAAGGAGGTGCTCGCGCGGGCCATTCATGAGAGCAGCCTCCGACGTGAGCGGGCGTTTGTCCGGCTAAATTGCGCGGCCTTGCCGTCCGGGCTGATTGAAAGTGAACTCTTCGGCCATGAACGGGGCGCCTTTACCGGCGCGGATCATCAGCGCATTGGACGATTCGAATTGGCCGATGGGGGCACGCTATTCCTCGACGAAATTGGTGAAATGCCTCTCGAGGCGCAGGTGAAGCTCTTGCGGGTTCTGCAGGATGGGCTGGTGGATCGAGTGGGTGGCGCCAAACCCATTCCGGTCGATGTCCGGGTGATCGCTGCGACCAATGCCAATTTGGAAAAAGCAATCCAACAAGGGCGATTTCGCAGCGATCTGTACTATCGGTTGAACGTGTTTCCCATTCATATGCCTCCACTCAGAGAGCGACCGGAGGATATCCCCGTTCTCGCCCGGCATTTCCTGCGGTTTCATGCCCAGCGGCTGAAGCGATCGTGCGAAGATTTTGATGCGGCCTCGATGGAGCGCCTGGTGCACTATGCCTGGCCGGGAAATGTGCGAGAGCTTGAAAACCTCGTGGAGCGTGGACTGATTCTCTGTCACGATCGGTGGTTACGTATTGATCCGGCCATGATTAATCTGCCGGCCGCTTCGGAAGTGAGTCCGCGCCGGACTTTGGTGGACGAAGAGCGCCGCCATATTGTTCAGACGCTGACCTTGCTCGATTGGCGAATCGAAGGGCCGGGCGGCGCGGCTGAACAATTGGGCTTGGCACCAAGTACGCTGCGCAGCCGGATGTAT
This sequence is a window from Nitrospira sp.. Protein-coding genes within it:
- a CDS encoding efflux transporter outer membrane subunit, whose translation is MRSCSTAVHRLRIGLGIGGALLFGSCAWIPKGDAPAEYLEPPEMHETLAEVTSRLQQWPEDRWWEQFGSPELNDLMTHALRDNPGLKQASARLRQAQSLVKVEGARLLPFLEADASLTYERISQHGVFAALNKEVAGIKIMYGIINPLSFRYEFDFWGKNRAMLEAALGHAAAEEAETAEVRLRLTAGIARAYFRGQALQQQLTVVKSIVGIRRDLKKLAETRFQLGLDNDQPVKIAVAEYEAAFKRQAALRDQLDVQRHLLARLAGKGPDEAVHLFGKPQVTVPQQIPAPDHLAMGLLVHRPDLAAALYRAHAASRLVKVAKTQFYPTIDLTGFVGFNALTLAKGTDKLANFLFSGQSFTYGLAPGLRMPWFEGGRLRGELGAQRAEYDAAVELYNDTLLDAMREVADSLSAWQTTGEMMESHKRLLASLGADWRLAKVRLVSGLDDDREVLHHQYPMLEQEYALRALESDQLVASVDLIESLGGGYHNPDIEKRPKHNPS
- a CDS encoding HlyD family secretion protein, which gives rise to MTNTTTSETPNPSPSVSSTRIHPKAIRARRNRRLLVVALVVLITSIGYLVYWWTHDRFWVRTDNAYVTGNLVPVAAQASGIVTQVLYEETQFVNRGDLMIRLDEHLAYAALGRARGRLGEEVRRIAALFMTRKQLAEKLKSRTARLDLAEHDMERYQKAVPSGAVSKQIVQNTLDKIAALEAEVRETQAELDTLDAQIGGTTVEDHPAVEFAKHQLIEAHLEYVRQQIRAPVSGYVAKRKAQVGDRVQPGAPLMTIVPLDHLWVEANLRETELQHVRPGQPALVNVSLYGSKQTFHGTVEGLVPGSGSPFALLPPDNSTGNFIHIVERVPVRIALPAEELREHPIRPGLSTVTSINITESGQSVWTSLASASTAEYETDVYANELPTAESIAKEVMANNLVIAGADRLDDTAVEELDRTALTVPRSEGSVRSEGRVSLQHEAVRGQRENLPNALVPRRSPDMGASTFPLTPSIGPGSGSLGPEAGRGGVRTGSGFGMQEERRPFGGSRR
- a CDS encoding sigma 54-interacting transcriptional regulator, coding for MQNLAINYRTLLSVTNVLNSQRNRKNLFRAITEQLAKVVRWERAGITVYDMRSDAFRFYAVETNLPKVVLRSDAMIPRARSAVGWVYDHHRVHVRPHLREERLFIEDESYAQEGLGRMINLPIVVQEACLGTLNIGSIEAGHPDPDDVDFLQQVATQIGFAIAHVNAYEEINRLREQLARENVYLTEELKANQDFSMVVGRSQAFEQVLTLARQAAPTTATVMITGETGTGKEVLARAIHESSLRRERAFVRLNCAALPSGLIESELFGHERGAFTGADHQRIGRFELADGGTLFLDEIGEMPLEAQVKLLRVLQDGLVDRVGGAKPIPVDVRVIAATNANLEKAIQQGRFRSDLYYRLNVFPIHMPPLRERPEDIPVLARHFLRFHAQRLKRSCEDFDAASMERLVHYAWPGNVRELENLVERGLILCHDRWLRIDPAMINLPAASEVSPRRTLVDEERRHIVQTLTLLDWRIEGPGGAAEQLGLAPSTLRSRMYRLGIRRSPQGK